The window AGAGGACCGTGGTCATAATCTCATCATCAAAAGGGATAGCTTGGAGGGAGGCcgaaaggtggggggggggcaAACTTATTGAGCAGCTCCTCAGGGATGGGGAGAGAGGCAGGGGGAGCGGGTGAAACAACTCAGAGAAGACGGAAACAGCTTTAGACTTCATTGCATATACACTTATAAGGGTGGAGCCATCATTGGCAATGAGCAAAGGAATGGAGTTGGCATTAGTGTGGGCTATCATGGACCTGTGAAAATAGGCCGAATTGGAATCaccaagctcaagccatttgattGTGAATTTCTGTCAAAGGAAACTCTCTTCTTGAGCTAGAAACGAAATGATCTCAGAAGAGACCAATTTTTCTTCCTCACCAAGGGCCGAGTTGTGGAAGTCAACCAGAAGGTTAGATTGAATGGAAGCCAACTTGACTCTATAGGCGGAGACTGAAGAGGAGATGTTCCCGAAAGTGGAGGAGTTCCAACTTTTAAGGGCTGATTTGACATTCTAAAGTTGGCTCTATAGGCGGAGACTGAAGAGATGTTCTTGAAAGTGGAGGAGTTCAAACTTTTAAGGGCTGATTTGACATTCTGAAGCTTCCTGACAAAAGCAATAACAAGGGTGGAGAAATCATCGATAGGTTTCACCCAAGCTTCCCTAACACAAGGGGGGGGGGTCAGGATGGGAGGATCACATGTCGAAAAATTTGGAAGGTTTGGGACAAAAAGAGTTGTAGGGCTGCACAAGAATGGAGATAGGAGTATAGGACTATGGTCTGAAATGCCTGGGAGGTCAAAAGTAGCATGGGAGGAGGGGAAGGAGGCCAGCCAAGCTTCATCAACTAAGATTCTATCAAGCTTGCAAGCAATGTGGTTGTCACCAGTCCTTTGATTGTACCAAGTAAATTTGGGGCCAGACCATCTCAGGTCATTCACCTCTATTTCTTCCAAGCAATCATTAAAGGCACCCACTGAGGAAGAGTCAATAGAATGACTGCGCCGCTTTTCATCCCCAATGCGAACAGCATTAAAATCTCCACCAATTCCCCAAGGGAGGGAACCGACCTGAAGAGCAAGATTGCGAAGATCAACCCAAAGCGACTCTCTCTCAGCAGCCCGGCTATATGTGTGTATTACATACTTCTTCGATTCCGTTGCTTTCTGTCAtccaaaaatggaaaaaaagaaatagatttTAAAGGgttaaaaactaaataaaaggTTTATTGCTTCTTATCTCTAAATGAATATTGTTgcacaaaattttgaatttttaaagaAATCAATTTCAACTCCGCCAGCATTTGTTGCCAGTCCCAAGcccaaatccaagattgcttaaatctcatttatattgaaggagttatgtaccggtcaaacttaattgggtggcgaatgttgtcaaaatcaatctgaatgaaaatatttttttaaacataaaaaaataaatatttttttaaacataaaaagttaaatatttttttaaacataaaaagttaaatatttttttaaacataaaaaaataaatattttttttgggtaaataataaaaaataaaaaataaataaaaataaataaatattttaccactttttttgtttttagcaatgtttaacCATATTAAGATATATATGATatatttagatttgagaaaacccccagcatttaaatgaaaattacatctaccgccgaaaatccaatttttgttcttgaactggggggggggggggttgactttttatccttttggaattttattttttaactatttttattggtttcaaataggaggtattttcttatttatgaataatatcttgagTAAATGATCATTTACTTAAacgatatttggcataaataagcgtcacccttgacaactatgattcttagTACACTgtgcgtacactagtaaacttgggtcaataaccacaagtaccattttgaatgttttttttttttttttttgatgaaaatagttcatgcattgtgtttagaatgtaaaaaatagaCTGTATACAAAAAATTAAAGCCAAAAAAGCATTTCTAGGCCTTGAAACCACCAACTCGAGTTTCAGAACCTTGTGTAGAAGTAACTATCATCTGTAAATAACATGTGAGAAACCCTTGGGCCTCTTCTACCAACTCTAAAAGTAGGGAGGTACCTTTGATCAATCCTATTATTGATGATACAAGAGGTAGCTTTTGAGTAAATGAGGAAGAGATATGGGCTGATGGGATCTCCTTGACGAAATCCACCATTGGGAGTTTTGGTAGTGGAAGGAGAACCATTAATGAGAATTCAATAGTTGACCGTAGAAATGCATTGATTAATCCAGTTTATCCAATTATCCCCAAAACCCAGGCATCTCATagtttgaagaaaaaaactCCATTCGACTATATCAAAAGCCTTATGCATATCGGTTTTAGTAGCCATATAATGAGTCTTACACTCTTACTCCgagttgtaatatgggttcgagggtatttttgtcctaggggtattttagaccttgtacctattctagaatgttctccagttcattataaataaagtggggctGTGATCATAaagtcacaagccattattcttattctcaacatggtatcagagctaggatcCTCATCGGGATCCTAACCCTAATGCTCTCCATCACGCAACCCTAGAACActgtcctctctctccttcctttctcattTTTTGCACCGCCAGCCACCACCAAAGCTTccaccgtctctctctctcgactTCAGCACGCCACTGTCACTGTCGtcgcctcctctctctctctctcggcctcGACTCTAGCACCGTCACCATCACCGCCATCTTCCAACAACTTCATCACCACGCGCCTCCGCCTCCTCTTCTTCAGCCTTGGTGGTGAGTTATTTCCCACCAAGGCTCTTTGTCCCAGCCATGCTCTAAATTCCTCTTCCATTGGGATTTGTTGATGTTTTTAGTGGGATCCATTGAGAGGTGTTGATGTTTTGTGGAATTCTATCTTGACCAGCAACCATGGACTCTGATTTAACCACCATCGCATCTACTGGACAGGAAGGAGTCAGTCAGCGTGCTTTTCCTTCGTTCTCTATTAGCTCTATTAAATTAGATGagaaattatttgatgtggtcacgGTCTTGCTATCATGCTCTTGGTTCTCATGGTCTTTTTGGCTACATTACAGGAGATTCCATTAAGCCTACAACTGCTGGTCCTTACAAATGGGTTCGTCTTCCTTGTGGTGCCGCCCAAGGTCTTCGATTGTGTGGTATTTGCTCGCAATCATCATGTCAGTGGCAAGTTCGACCCAAAAGGTTTACGCTGTATTAATTTGGGATATtctgctacccagaaggggaataagtgttatcatcctccttCCTAGAAATTgattgtcactatggatgtcaTATTTCAGGAGACAGAGGCTTATTTCCCATCTCATGGACCTCTTCAGAGGGAGTCTACCAGTGAAGAGATGCCTTTAATTGCTCCATTGGATGTAGATGTGCTTACAATAGAGGATCCGTCTATTGAGCTTGAGGATGGTATAACAGGGCAGGAACAGAAGTAGCCTTGATGCAGATTCAGCACCgaaataggcttgttttattaggaataagtccagggttgggttctatacatgttgggcctttgatcccatgaatTTTCTATATCATAGggcacttttatggacctaaagtatgggttAGGGTTGCATACTCGATTAGATGTTTtggttccatacttagttttattttggtgtttttgttcataaattgaaccggttcaaccaatggttcaatttaagtgattttagtagttttcttttaagtgtatAGTGGGGCTGGactaggactctattttgagtatGTAATagtttcttagtcagtttaagttaactaataggttaaggattgggttaggcctttcgcctttcctttttagcgtagaagtctatttttaagtcttttatataGGGTTGTAAGGGGAGCAAGTATTGACCACGAATTTTGATAATGAAAAGGCTTTTTGCTGCTCTCTTCCATCgaagatttgtcttgtgtttgatcaaggctgatgggattggtgtttgatccaatcggcACTTtacggtgggaagcccaggtggttcattgtaggaatcggtgtttgatccaattgacaccttgcggtgggaaacCCAAGTGGTTTGTTTTGGTcctcttttgaagctctccatTATTGTTCTACTTGAATTTGACTCTATGGTTGAGGATGGCGGTAATTCTTCTGCTAACAAAATCTATGATTTATTACCTCATCCCTAACCTAATATTTaggttcccattgttctcttggtttccccatatgttttatttcccattgttctcttggtttcctcatatgatttatttcccattgttctcttggttttaCCCAAAAATTGATTGACCTTTTGATAAAAGATCCTGGTTTGGTTCCTAGTTTGACTATtcaaacctaggactacattaagccTTTAATCCAGGGGGAGCATGGTGAGAGCCTACCACTTTAAAGACATGTACTACTACCGGTCTCAAGTCCTTCTAGTACAACTATTCCTTCTGGTGAGTCTTCTTTCGATCCAAGTCTTGACTTACCAATTCCTATTCGTAGTCCACGTAGAAATTGTACTCATCATCCCATTTCTAATGTTGTTTcatatgactccctttctcctgTCTTTCTATGCGcttgtttcttctttgtcctctgtttccattcctaagaCATGGCAGGAAGCACTAGCTAATTCAAGGTGGAAAGAAGCAATACATTAAGAAATGAGTGCCCTGGGAAAAAATGACAGTTGGGACTTGGTGACTCTTCCTCTAGAAAAGAAATCCGTAGGCTACAAGTGGGTTTTCGTAGTTAAACAGAAGGCTAATGGaacagtggaaagatacaaggcaaggctggttgctAGAGGTTTTACCCAGACtcatgggattgactatcaggaaacaTTTGCCCCAGTAGCTAAGATGAACACTGTCAGGGTAATTATCTCCTGTGATATTAACCAAGGATGAGACCTTTAACAACTTGATGTGAGGAATGCTTTTCATGGGGAGCTCGAAGAAGAGATGTATATGGATATCCCTCCTAGCTTTGCTGCCCTAGAGACTCAAGGTAAAGTGTGTCGTTTGAAGAGAGCTTTATACGGTCTAAAACAATCTCTAAGAGCTTGGTTCGGTCGTTTCCATGGAGCCATGGTGTCAATTGGCTATAAACAAAGTAATGCtaatcacactttgtttatcaagaagacGGGCCAGCATATCACAGTTTTGATAGTTTATGTAGGTGGCATAGTAATCATTGGGAGTGATGTTGATGAAATAGGCAAACTGAAGACCTACTTGGGGAcagagtttgaaattaaggaccTAGGAAAACTACGATATTTTCCTGGGATCAGCTCAAGGTATCTTCCTCTCTCAACAGAAGTATACACTTGATCTTTTGTCTGACACAAGAATGATGGGATGTAAGCCTGCCGATACTCCATTAGAGCCTAACACTCATCTAAAGAGTAAGGATGGAGAGCCACTAGATAGGGGTAGCTACCAAAGGCTGGTTGGGCGACTGATATATCTATCCCACACACGGCCAAATATAGCCTTTGTTGTGAGTGTGGTTAGCCAGaatatgcatgatcctcacttaACTCATCTAGAGGCCACATTAAATCTTGAAGTATTTGAAATCTTCCCCAAGAAAAGGTGTACGTTTCTCTCCTCAGAATCACTTGTGAGTTAAAGCTTTCACCAATGCAAACTGGGCAGAATGTCTGGTTGACAGAAGATTTCCCTCAAGTTATTGCAActttgttggaggtaacttaGTTACTTAGTGGAGCAAGAAGCAAGCTGTAGTTGCTCGGTCTAGTACATAAGCAGAGTTTTGGGCTATGGCCCATGGTATATGTGAACTTCTTTGGCTTCAGTGACTCCTTCGAGATTTATGTATTCATGTTCAGCTGCCTATACGTCTCTATTGTGATAGCAAATCAGCAATaagtattgcacataatccagttcaacatgattGCACCAAGCATGTCGAGATTAAtcgtcatttcatcaaggagaagttggaacaATGAgtcatttgtgttccttttatTCAATCTGGTGATTAGTTAGCTGATACTCTCACTATAGGAATTAGTAGTAAAAATGTTGGTTCTTTAGTTAGCAAGTTTggcatgtttgatattgatGCACCAACTTAAGgaggagtgttgtaatatgggttcaagggtatttttgtcctaggggtatttcagtccttgtacctattctagaatgttctccagttcattataaataaagtggggttGTGATTATAAAGTCACAAGCTATCATTCCTATTCTCAACACTCCTCAAATTTTTTATGATATGGACAATTTCATGAACAGTTAAAAATAATGTTTTCTGAAATTTGCCTCCCAAGAATGAATGCTCCTTGAAACGGTGAAATGATTTCATGCATCATTTCCTTGAGCCAATCAGCTAAGACTTTAGAGATGATCTTATACAAAGTATTATATAAACTAATCAGTCTATACTGGGACAGAGACTTCGAGTCCTTGACTTTGGGAATAAAGGATATAAAAGTATTGTTCAGCTCTTTGAGAATGTACCCATTGCTAAAGAACCTAAGGACACCTTCTGTGACTTCTTCACCTACTAAATCCCAATATTTCTGAAAgaaaattggggggggggggttcatcAGGACCAAGGGTCTTTGAACCCTCCATTTGGAAAACTGCATGTTTCACTTCATCCCTAGTGAATGGTTTATTGAGGAGGTACTTGGAATGATCAATGAGACAATTTGGGACAACTCCAgccaaataattaaaatttagaGGGCTTGAGGTGGAGTAAAGATCAGAGTAGAAACTGATAATGTGATAATGAATCTCTTGGTGCTTTGACACCCAACCATCCTCAGTTTCCAACCAATCAATGAGATTTCTCGTTCTTCTTTGAATAGTAGAAGCATGAAAGAATTTGGTGTTTTTATCACCCAATTTAAGCCAGTCTACTTTAGCATGTTGACTGCATTAATTTCCTCCCTCTTAAGGTTTAGACCTAATTCACTCAGCAATTGATgctctttctcaaaggaagagGGATAATGAGGGTTGCTTTGAAGGAGCTCAAGCTCTGATTTTAGCCTCCTAATACGATCTTCGACAAAACAAAATTCAGATTTATTCCAAGATTTCAGGTTATGTTGGACTACTTTAAGCTTTCGACAAATACTAAACATGACAGAACTAGACTAAGAGCATTGCCAAGCCTTTTCAATTTCCTTTATGCAATTGGGATGAGTCATCCACATAATTTCAAATCTAAATGGTCGGGGGGCCCTGAATTTGGGAGGAAAGGTATCAATAACAATCGAACTGTGATCAGAAGCTTTGATGATTAAGTTTCtaacaatggaatcctcaaaaagGAGTCTCCACTCTGGGTTAGCCACAGCCCTATCAAGCTTCTCCATAACTAGAGAATCATTTGTTCTTTTGTTAGACAAGGTGAAAGGAGGGCCTTTGAGACCCAAATCAAGAAGATTGCAACAATCTAAAGTATCTTTGAAATCCCTGTAATCGTAGAAGAAATAGGTCTACCACTAAATTTCACTTCAGGAGAGAGAATACTATTGAAATTTGTGGTAGGCCGTAATATATTTAAGGGCACCTATGTACATTCTTCAAGTCAATGGAAATATAGAGTAGAGTGAAGTGGTTTTTACCACTGAACTCATTTACCTGATAGctctctatctctccttttgttctcttcttctactaccttccatcttctttcttcttgcttAGTTAAGGTTACAAGCTAACTTATACTGTTATACATAGTCACGTAAGCATTAGAACAAGTAGTCCCACGGTATTCAATTGATTTACACGTCTCAATGTTTCAGTGTATGAGTGATTTTCCATACaaatccaccatgcatcttcTATAAATGGCTTACAGATACAGAAACTTTCATCCTTGCTGTCAAggaattcattttatttaggaCCATATAAATTGTTGTGCAGATTACCTCCTTCctccaccccccaaaaaacaaCTTTGCGGAGTGTATTAATTTAAGAATTTGGAAAATTAAACTAGAATCCCATTATCAGGACAGCACAATTCTCTTTGGACTGAATCATAAGTACGAGGATGTCCAACCTCAAATCCTAGCCACTGATGGTCACTTGTAAGGGTCGCAATCATGTTGGTGAGGCAGGTTGAGTTATACTACAAATGCATTGGCCTATAAGTCCAGCCCAAATGATTTAATAATTAATGGGCTAGGGGGGGTATGCCCAAGCCCACGGTCAATATTCCCAATCACCATCACTATTGATAAATAGATGTTTGTATATTTAGGGTAATTCATAAGGGTACCCGATTCCACTAGTCCTCGTAATGGTCATGATACCAAAGATGGCTATGGAGCATAGTTGTCTAGGTGTTGCCTAGGTGACT of the Telopea speciosissima isolate NSW1024214 ecotype Mountain lineage unplaced genomic scaffold, Tspe_v1 Tspe_v1.0169, whole genome shotgun sequence genome contains:
- the LOC122647803 gene encoding uncharacterized mitochondrial protein AtMg00820-like, translated to MSALGKNDSWDLVTLPLEKKSVGYKWVFVVKQKANGTVERYKARLVARGFTQTHGIDYQETFAPVAKMNTVRLADTLTIGISSKNVGSLVSKFGMFDIDAPT